The sequence GGACGGTGGAGACGTGGTTCAGGGGCATCGCCACCGCTCCCGCGCCGACGGCCACCTGGTACATCAACGGCACGCCGATGTACGCGGGGAGTGCCTTCGTCATCTACGCCGGACAGTACTTCGGCTTGCGGTTCGACAGCACCGGCACCCAGCGCTGCGAACACTGGGTGACCGCGGGTGAGTACTTCTACCCGGAGCTCTGGCGCGCTCCTCCGGGCCACCCCGCGAACCTGCCCTCCTTCGACTACGGCTACGTCAGCGTCGATGCGCCCGGCGTCTACAACTGGCACATCACGTGCTTCAGTGCCGGCGACGCCAGCAGCGTGAGCACCTGGGTTCGGGGCTACGTCTACTGACCCGGGTGGCCCGGCCTCCGCCAGGTGCAGGGCGCGCTCGCGCCCACCCGTTCTCCGCCCGACAGACACCGCCCACGAGGGCGGGTTGACGCATCGCGTATTGTGGCCACACGTCGAGTGCGCTTACCAATCAGCTATTGGCAGAGTGCCAATAGCTGATTGAGGGCTGCGCGCATGAGACTGAGATGGACTTGGAAGTGGGCCGCTTCGAGCTCCCTGGCTCTCGCCCTGGGCGCATCCCAGGCGATGGCCGCGGACCCGTTGCCGTTGCTGGACACGACGGCCATCCGCTCGCCGTTCTCGGCGGCGTGTCAGGGCAAACCGGACTCGACGCCGTTACCCGTGGACCCGCGCACGCTCGTCGTGCCCGGCGTCAACAAGCCGGGGACGGCGGTGCAGTTCAACGCGTACTGGGTGGACCTGCACACGCCGCCGGCGCCGTTCGTCTCGACGCTGGCGCCCAACCCGACGACGTGTGGTGAGTTCCGCGCGAGCGTGGCCCGGGGCCGCTCGAACATCGAGTCGCGCGCCTACTTCCAGTCCTTCATCGACTCGAACTCCTACTACAACCTCTACCTGCTCTGGGGCTATCTCATCCGCCCCTCCGACTTCGACGACCAGGTCATCAAGCGCTACGGGCTCTCGAAGGCGCCCTTCCGCAATCCCTATCCGCTGCCCTGGGAGAACCCCAACCTCACCAACGGCGGCAGCGGCCAGCTCCCGCTGGGCATGATGCAGGAGAAGGACGACACCGGGCGCTGGACGGGCAAGATTTCCTCGGGCTGCTCGGGCTGCCACGACTCGCGGCTGGGCACGGAGCAGGAGGCGTACTTCTCGTGGGGCCGCAGCAACGACGCGATTGACTCCGGCCTCATCCAGTCCGACTTCTTCCGCGCCACCGTCTGGGAGAGCCCGCTGCTGCTCGCGCCCATTCCCTGGAGCGTGGGCCGCGGCACCAGTGACGCCATCGGCATCGTCGACCTGCTGCCCGCCATCTTCGACATGGACTCGCTCGCGCTCGTGCCGAGCCTGCTCGAGTACTTCCCCACCCATGCGGGCGGCATGTCCCGCGCGCCCAACTGGTGGTACCGCGCCTTCAAGACGCGCCAGTTCTGGGACGGCGCGCTCACCTCGGACAACGTCCGCTCGGAGATGGCCTTCGGCATCGCGAACCTGGGCCGCTCGGCGGAGAAGCGCCGCGCGCTGACGGCCGAGTTCGACGACAACGACAACTTCTTCATCTCGCTCTCGCCGCCCGTCTACCCGAAGACCATCAACACCGCGCTCGCCGAGCAGGGCGCCGTCCTCTTCCACGAGAGGGACCTCTGGGCGAACGGCGCCAACGCCAACATCCCGAAGACGCCGGGCAACGGCTCCTGTGCGAGCTGCCACGGTGTCTATGCGCCGCGCTACGCCGCGAACCCGGCGTACCTGCCCGACCCGCGGCTCAAGGGAATCGCCGGTGTCATCACCCCGATTGAGACCATCCGCACGGACCCGGCACGCGTGGAGCTGATGGCGGACGAGCGCAAGCGCAGGGCCTGGAACACGTCGTTCCTCGGCTACAACGACGAGGCTCCGAACCACGGTCCCTTCTACGACGACCCCATCAGCAGCGCCCTGCGCCGCGTGCCGCGTGCCGCGTATGACAATGGCACCGGCCCCGTCTACTCACCCCTGGGGCCCAACGAGTGGATCAACCCGTTCGGCTACGTCGCGCCGCCCATGTACGGCGCGTGGGCGTCCGCTCCCTACTTCCACAACGGCAGCGTGCCCACGCTCTGGGAGGTGCTGAAGCCGTCGGACCGCCGTGCGGTGTGGAAGCGCCAGCAGACCGCCACCAACGTGCTGGGGAACAATGCCGGCTACGACCCGAGCTTCGCGTCGTATGACTTCGCGAAGCTCGGCTGGAAGGTGACGGCCCTGGCCTGCGGCGACGCGCCGGCGAATGACCCGTTCATCCCGTGCAGCCAGGAGATGGCGACGGCGGACATCCTCTTCGCGAACATCGCCAACCTCGCCGCCAACTACAACTCGCTCGCCTACCAGTCGCCCCCTCCCATCACCCAGAAGCAGATTCGCTCGCGAATGATTTTCAATTCGCACCTCTACGGGCTCGGCAACGAAGGCCATGACTTCACCCAGTCGCTCACCGACACCGAGCGCTGGGCCATCATCGAATACCTGAAGACACTCTGACACGCTGAGCGCCGGCCGCCGCATGGACACGGCTCCGAGGCCCATGACAGCCTCACCGTGTCCATGCCTTCCCGCCCAAGAGCCTCGGCCCTTCGTTCCCTGAGGTTGCTCTCACTGGCGGCGACGCTGGCCATCACCGCCTGTCGGGAAGACGCGAAGGCCGGTGCCGGTGATGCCGCCGCCGAGGCGCCGCGCGACACGGGGCCGAGGCTCTACGTCCTCGGCTCCAGCATCCACTTGCGCAAGCTGCCCTCCTCGGAGGCGGAGAGCCTGGCGGAGCCGCGCATCGGCACCGCGTGTGTCCCGCTGGAGGCCGCACAGGGTAAGTGGCGCAAGGTGCGGTGTGGAGACAAAGAAGGCTTCGCCTCGGTCTCCCTCCTGGGCCCGGAGGCGCCCTCCCTGGAGAAGCTCAAGGCGGAGGCCTATGACTCCCACCTCGAGCTCGCCCGGCGACATGACAGCGCCCTGCGCGCGGCGTCGCTCGCGCCCGAGGACGTCGGCCTGCGCAAGGCGCTGGGCGAGCTCTTCTTCGAGCGCAACTTCGAGCTGCTCGCCGGGCTGAAGAAACCGCTGAAGGGCCCGAAGCTCGAATCCCCGTGTTCCAGCAACGACGCCACCGAATGCATCCTGGAGAGCGCTGGCTTCGTCCGGGGCGTGAAGCGCCGCGCGGTGACGAAAGGACAGTCGTTCGTGGTCGCCGTCGGCGACGCCGAGCAGGTCGTCGTCTACCGGGGCCGCTTCCAATACGACAAGAAGCGCCAGTGGCTGACCGAAGAGGTGCAGGAGCGGACCCGCTTCGAGTCGACCGATTCAGTGCTGAAGCAGGCGCTCTTCTCCGGCATCGAGGCCATCGACACGGACGACACCTCGGTTCCCCGCCTCGGACAGTTCGCCCTGGACGCGTCCGCTCAGGTCCTCCTGGGGAAGCTGCCCCCGGCGTGGGAGCTGCTGAAGCGCTCGGAAGGGGGCGCTCATGCGGTGCGCATCAACGGCTGCAACCAGCGGCCCTACCTGCTGCAGCTCTCTTCGGACCTCCACGGGCGCTGGCTCGCGGAGATAGACAGGCCCGGCGCTCCTTTCCCCGAGGAGCGCTGGGTCACCGCCGCTTCGAGGACGGCGCACGGCACGCGCCTGACGCTCGCGAAGAGCGCGGAGGACGCCACGCCGCAGGTGTTCGAGATTCCGGAGAAGGACGCCACGCACGCATCGCTGGGTGATGCGCTCTACTCCGTCCAGCAGGGGAAGTATCCGGATGCCCGCGAGCCCTGCGGGGGTGGCGAGGGGCCCACCTTCAGCGGCGAGTTCCTTCCCGAGAAGGCCATGGCCGCGCTGTATGGGAGCTTCGACGCGGCGACGGGCTCCATCCGGTGGGCTCCGTCCGGGACGGAGCGCTTGCGAATCCAGCGGCTCGACGGCTTCTGGGCGTCCCGTTTCCAGGCACGTCCCTGGAAGTGGGGGAGCTATCGCGAGGGTGAGCAGGAGAAGATGCTCTTCCTCACGGAGACGCCCTCGGCGCAGGCCTCCCACTCGGCGGAGGCGCTCATCGGCGGCGGCGTCTTCGCCAGGACGGAGGACGGCTGGCGGTTGGAGCGGGCCAACCGGGTCATCACCGCGTCGGGCCAGTTCGGAGTGGCACCGCTCCATGACATCTCCGTGCAGGCGGCGGGCGCGAGGGGGTTCATCGCCGTCATGACGGTCGGGTACGCCTATCCGCCCGAAGTCTGGGAAAACCTCGAGCTGCTCTCCGACCTCGGGGGACAGGAGAGCATCGACGTGGTGGGCACCATCACGAAGGTCAAGGAGACCGACGCATTGTACTGCCCGGCCCCCGAGCTCGAGGAGGACGCGCCCACTCCAGATGCCACCCGGTGCGTCTCCTACGATTCCGAGTGGAAGCTCGTTCCGAACCCCGACAGCTCTCCGCCCGACCTCGTCGTCACCACGAAGGGGACCCGCAAGAAGGACGAGGAGAGCGAGGAGGTGGAGCCCTTCCACGAGGTCCGCACCTTCGCCTTCCGCTCAGGCGGGTACACCCTCACCTCCCGGAAGGACGTGCCCCGGTAGCGGGGGACAGGCGTACGCGCACGGAACGACCGGGGCGCGGAGACCTGTATCAAAGGCATCAAAGGCTGGGACAATCTGCTTGGGTGAGAGGTCGCGGAGCTCCGCGCACCGGTCGGCGCCAGCGCCACAGCCGCTCGCCGAGTGCCGCACCGACAAGGCCCTGGGAGGCGGCCACCACCGCGTTCACCGCTGGTGCGCCCAAGTGCTCCAGACGCTCCCAGACGCTCCAGGACCCCAGGATGGGGCGTGCTAGCGTGGTTCCTCAATGCTTCGCCTTATCGACAATACCCAGCCCAATGCCAGCGCTGAACGGGTCATCCAGCGCATCGAAGCGGGCTCGCATTTCGTCTGGGTCAGTGGTTCCGCGGGGGCTGGGCGCACACGCATCGTGGAGGCGCTCACGAAGGAGTTTCCCGAGGCAATCGTGGTCGAGGCCCCGGGCTTTGACCACCCGGACGCGGCGCTGCACTCGCTGCTCCAGGCGGCCGTTCCATTGGGCGCGGAGAAGATTTCGGCCGCGCTTGATGACAAGCGCAGCCTCCGCGAAAGGGCCCGCGAAGTCGGGCAGGCCCTGAAGAAGTCCGACCGCCTGCTGCTCCTGCGCCTCCCGGAGTCATGGGCGCTGGGGCCGACCGGAGGCGAGCCGGAGCGTGAGCGGTTTCGTGAGCGAAGCCTTCAGCTCCTGAGGGGCCTGCTGAAGGTTCCCGGGCTCAAGGTCGTGTTGTTGACGGGAGGCAGCACGGGGCCTCTGGCCCAGCTGCTCGACCTGGGTGAGGTCGAACCGCTGCAGATACGGCTCGGGCAAGCAAAGCTGCGAAAGGGGGCGCTGGACGACATCCAGGGCTGGGGTCCTTATGCGAAGGCAGCGGCCCGCGTTCGGGAAGCCCTGCAGCCGCGACTCAGCAGGAACCTGAACCTCACCCCCCTTCCGCTTCGACTCCTGGTGGGGCTGGTGGCGCTGGGTGATTCCCCTGAAGCAGCCCTCGAGGATGCAACTCCAGGGTATGGCAACACGCTCAGCCAGGAGAGGCTGCTCCAGCGAATGGCGATGCGGCTCAACCAACCTGAGAATGCGCCGCTCCAGCGCGGAGTGTTTCGCTTTGCCCAGGCACGTTATCCACTGCCTGCGCAGGACGCTCTCTCATTGGCGGAGGTGCCATCACAGCACGCACCGCTTCTCACGGATTGCCTGGCCTATGGAGGAGATACGCTGCGGATGCCGGAGTCCCTGCGCCGGCACCTGCTAGGACCTGCCTCAAGAGCGGTAGTCGATGCCACCGTCCACGACCGCCTCGCCAAGCACTACCTGGCCCTCGATGGTGTCACGAGCCCTTCGGAACTCAAGGCCACGACCGTGCTCCCGTGGCTGGAGAAGGTCCACCACCTCGCCCACTCGGGCCCAGCGGGCGCCACACAATGGAGCGCCCAGGAGCTGCCTGCCCGGGACTTTTATTGGGACAGGGCACGGGCGCTGAGCATCGAGCAGCGGGACCATGTGTCCGCCGCGGCGCTGTACAAACAGTGCATCGACACGTTCGGGGAAGACGACTACTCGTGCCACTACTACGCCTACAATCTCGACCGTGCGGGCGAGCAACCCGAGAACATCGAGTGGGGCTACCGTCAGGCCGTCAAGCTCGCCAGTGACAACCCCTGGTGGAACAGCCGGCTGGTGACGTTCCTGATTTCCCAGGCGCGCTATCGAGACGCAGAGCAGGAATGGACGGACGCGCTGGAGCGGGTGGACCCCGACCGTGTGCGAATCCACGAGGATGAGCGGCTGGCGCTGAGCTTCCACCGGTGGGTGGTTCGTGCATGGCTCGACAGCGGTGAGGTCTCCCGGGCGCGCAAGGCCTTCGATGAGATTCCTGCCGAGGTGGTTGCCAGCGATGCCTGGCTCCGTCAGCTGGCCTGGCGGCTCGATGATGCGGAAGAAGCGGCAGCGCTCGGCGAATCAGTCTATCCCGCTGGTCTTCCCGTCACCGAGCGATGGCGGCGTCCCGATGCGGTCTCCCCGGTCGCTCCTGATGGTTCCAAGCTCCAGGGATGGTACCCGGGTCGGATTCTGGAGGCCGACGAGGACCAAGTCACCGTGGTGCTCGCGGTACCCGAGCCAGAGCCTCAGAAGCGGCGAGTCGTTCGCACCCACCTGTCAACCGAGGAGTGGCAGCAGTACGGCGGCTGGGGGCTGCCGCCTGAAGTCACGGGTTTCTTCATCCTCGCGCGCTACCAGAGTGGTGAGGCTCGCCTCATTGCCCAGAATGTGCCGCTACCGCCCTGGACTCCGGAAGCCCTTCCAGTGGACCCGCACCTGAGCAAATGGGCGCGCACCTGACGGCCAGCCAGTCGCTGACGTCCCTCACGCGTCTGGACCGACGCTGGCTCCACCTGTTTGTCTGTGGGCCCGGGACCGGGGAGGGACTCGCTCTCGCACTGCCCGGCTCCGGCTGGGTGTTCGTCGACGCTTGCATGATTGACGGGCGCTCCCCCCAGCAGCTCCTTCTCGAGCAATATCGGGAACCGGCCGGCGTGGACCCCCTTCGTGCGATGGTCCTGACGCATCCCCATCAGGACCATGCCTCGGGCTTCGCGGAGCTGGTCGATGTGCTCGTCCCAGAATCCATTGCCACCACCGGAAACCCTCCTCCGAAGTACCACCTGGTGGAGGCCGTTGAGGCGTTGCTCTCATCAACCTCTTCCCAGGTCACGAGTGCCCGGACTCCCGCGGCGACGGTCCTCGCCGCGGCCAGGGCCATCAAGGAATGGGAGCGCAAGACGGGCAGACAGCTGGCGCCCTTGCGAGATGGTGAAGCGCTTTCCACGGGTACCAGCCTGGCATCCATCGCCTGCCGTGCCCCGACGGACGCGGACATTACGAGCCTGCTGGGCCCCCCACCCTCGCCCCACCTCGCCAGGAATGCCAACCACCTGAGCGCGGTACTGGAAGTGCTCTTCGGGCAGACCCGCGTCGTGCTCGGCGGCGACCTTCCCCGGTACGAGTCGCTCAAGGCCAGAACGGTTTCCGTGCCCTCCGGTTGGGATGCGGTGATTACGCGCCACCCGCACCTGGCGGGACATGGCGGGTTGAAGGTACCGCACCACGCGTCCACCTACGCGCTCCATCCTCAGCTGATTTCCCCTACGGGACCGCAGGCACGAGGCTGGTGTGTGACGCCCTACCGGAGCAAGGGACTGCCACGGACCGAACCCGGGGACGGACTCTCGCGGCTCCTGGCCGCAGAACCCTCCGTGCACGTCACGGCCCCTCCTGCTTCCTGTGAGCGAAAGGGCTGGGTTCCTCCTTCCGTGGTGACGCTGCAACAACTCCACCACGAGGCAAGCACGGTTCCCACGGGAGATGCGCTTCTCGACCGGGGCACCGATATCCGTGGCGGTGGGCCCAAAGGCCCATTGGACAACGTCTGGTGCGTGGCGTTCGACGACGCGGGGCAGGTCGTCGGGCGCTGGCGGGGACCCCAGGCCTTCGAGGTCACGCAAGGCCCCATCACATGAGCCGCTTGAACAGGTTGAGCTTCCCGCCGTACGGCGGATAGCGCAGCTTCATGTCCAGCGCGAAGGGCCGCTTCACCACGCTCTTCTTGTGGCTGAAGGCGTCGAAGCTCGACTGGCCGTGGTAGCCGCCCAGGCCCGACTCGCCCACGCCGCCGAAGGGAAGCCCCTCCGCCGCGAAGTGCACGCACACATCGTTGGTGACGGCTCCACCGCTCGAAGTCTCCGCCAGGACGCGCTCATTCACCGCCGCATCGCGCGCGAAGCTGTAGAGCGCGAGCGGCTTCGGGCGCGAGCGCACGAAGCGGATGGCGTCCTCGACGCTCGGGCAGTCCACCAGCGGCAGCAGGGGGCCGAAAATCTCCTCCTGCATCAGCGGGCTCGACAGCGGTGCATCCGTGATGACGGTGGGCGAGAAGTAGCGGCTGGCCGCGTCCCGCTCACCACCGAAGGCGACGGTGCCGTGCGACGCGAGCGCACTGACGCGCTCGAAGTGCCGCGCGCTGACGATGCGGCCATAGTCACCGCTCGTGCGCGCATCAGCGCCGTAGAAGTCCGTGACGGCCTTGCGCACCAACTCCGTGAAGCGGCCCTTCAGCTCGGAGGGAATGAGCACGTAGTCCGGCGCGATGCACGTCTGCCCGGCGTTGACGTACTTGCCCCAGGCGATGCGCCGCGCGGTGACTTCCAGGTCCGCGCTCTTGTCCACGATGCAGGGGCTCTTGCCTCCCAATTCCAGGATGGTGGGAGTGAGGTGCTTCGCCGCGGCCTCGGCCACGACGCGGCCCACCTGCGTGCCGCCCGTGAAGAAGATGAGGTCCCAGCGCTCAGCCAGGAGTGCCTGGCTCTCCGCGACGCCGCCCTCCACGACGGAGACGACCTCCGGCGGAAACGCCTCACCCAACATCTTCGCGAGCACGCTGGACGTCGCGGGAGACAGCTCGCTGGGCTTCAGCACGGCGGTGCAGCCCGCGGCCAGCGCCCCGATGAGCGGCGCAATCGCGAGCTGGTAGGGGTAGTTCCACGGCGCGATGACGAGCGTCACGCCGAGCGGCTCCAGGTACTGATAGGCCCGCGCGGGCTGGATGACGATGGGCGCCGAGCCACTCCGCGGCTTCATCCACCCCTTCACGTTCTTGAGGGCGTTCTTCACCTCACCGTAGATGCTGCCGACCTCGGTGAGGTACGCCTCCTCCGCGCTCTTGGACAGGTCCGCCTTGAGCGCGGCGAGGATTTCCGCCTCGTACTTGCGGGCCACCCTCTCGAGCGCCCGCAACTGCTCCCGCCGCCACTCCAGCGGGAGCGTGACGCGCGTCTCGAAGTACGCGCGCTGCTTTTCAACAAGAGCCCTCGCATCGAGCGAAGGCAACGGCTCGGCAGCGAGGGGACTGAGGTTCCGAGCCATGGACATTCCTTCCGTATGTGGAGGGCTGCGTGCGGGAGGGACTACTTCAAGAACTCACCCTTCTCGGCCTTCTCGACGAGCGACGCGGGGGGCAGGAAGTGCTTACCGTAGCGCTCCGCCAGCTGGCGCGCGCGGTTGACGAAGCCCCGAGGCCCCCTGCCGGTGGGCCCCTCGTAGCCATTGATGTACTGCACCACGCCGCCCGTCCACGCCGGGAAGCCGATGCCGAGGATGGAGCCCACGTTCGCATCCGCGGCCGAGCGCAGCACGCCCTCGTCGAAGCAGCGCACCGTGTCGATGGCCTCGGCGAACAGCATGCGCTCCTTCATGTCCTCGAAGGGGATGGTGTAGCCGGGCTTCGTGTAGTGCTGCGTGAGCCCCGACCACAGGCCCGTGCGCTTGCCATCCACGTAGTCGTAGAAGCCGCCGCCGGTGGAGCGGCCCTTGCGCCCGTGCTTGTCAATCATCGCGTCCACGACGGCGTAGCTGCCGTGGTCCGGCCACTGCTGGCCCGAGGCCAGGATGGCGGCCTTCGTCTCCTCGCGAATCTTGCGGGGCAGCGTCAGCGTGAGTTCGTCCATCAACTGCAGCGGCGCCGCGGGGTAGCCCGCCTGCTGGCCGGCCTGCTCAATCGACGCGGGGTGGATGCCCTCGCCCACCATGGCGATGGCCTCGTTGAGGAAGGTGCCGATGACGCGGCTGGTGAAGAAGCCGCGGCTATCGTTGACGACAATGGGCGTCTTCCCAATCTGCACCGCGATGTCGATGGCCTTCGCCAGCGTCGCGTCGCTCGTCTTCTTCCCGGCGATGAGCTCCAAGAGCGGCATCTTGTCCACGGGCGAGAAGAAGTGCATGCCCACGAAGTCATCCGTCCGCTTCACGCCGTCGGCCAGAAGCGTAATCGGCAGCGTGGACGTGTTGGAGGCCAGCACCGCGTCCGGAGCGACGACGTCCTGAATCTCCTGGAACACCTTGTGCTTCAGCTCCACGCTCTCGAAGACGGCCTCGATGACGAGGTCACAACCCGCGAGCGCCTTCGGGTCGGCGGCAGGCGTAATCCGCGCGAGGAGCGCGTCACCCTTCTCCTTGGTGACCTTGCCCTTCTCGATGCCCTTCTGCACCAGCTTGACGGAGTACTGCTTGCCCTTCTCGGCGGACTCGAGGCTCACGTCCTTGAGCACCACGTCGATGCCGGCCTTGGCGCAGACGTAGGCGATGCCCGCGCCCATCATGCCGGCGCCGAGGATGCCCACCTTCTTCGCCGTGTGCTGCGGGTAGCCCTTGGGCCGGCCGCCGCCCGAGTTGATGTGCTGCATGTCGAAGAAGAACGCCTGAATCATGTTCTTCGCGACCTGGCCGGTGGCCAGCTCGACGAAGTAGCGCGACTCGATGGCGAACGCGGTGTCCACGTCCACCTGCGTGCTCTCCACCGCCACGGCCATGATGGCGCGCGGCGCGGGCATGTTGGCGCCCTTGAGCTGCTTGCGCAGGTTGGCCGGGAACGCGGGCAGGTTCGCCGCGAGGCCCGGGTTGGACGGCGTGCCACCCGGAATCTTGTAGCCCTTCACGTCCCACGGCTGCTGCGCGCT comes from Pyxidicoccus parkwaysis and encodes:
- a CDS encoding 3-hydroxyacyl-CoA dehydrogenase NAD-binding domain-containing protein produces the protein MSEQNTIRWDKDADGIVILTLDDPSQNANTMNAAYVKSMRAVVDRLVQEKNNITGVIITSAKKTFFAGGDLNDLIRVRKEDAKQVFELGQEIKAQLRTLETLGKPVVAAINGAALGGGLEIALACHRRIVADVKGAQIGLPEVTLGLLPGGGGVVRTVRMLGIVDALMKVLVQGQRYRPQEAKEIGLVHEVVDSVDALLPAAKAWVKANPSAQQPWDVKGYKIPGGTPSNPGLAANLPAFPANLRKQLKGANMPAPRAIMAVAVESTQVDVDTAFAIESRYFVELATGQVAKNMIQAFFFDMQHINSGGGRPKGYPQHTAKKVGILGAGMMGAGIAYVCAKAGIDVVLKDVSLESAEKGKQYSVKLVQKGIEKGKVTKEKGDALLARITPAADPKALAGCDLVIEAVFESVELKHKVFQEIQDVVAPDAVLASNTSTLPITLLADGVKRTDDFVGMHFFSPVDKMPLLELIAGKKTSDATLAKAIDIAVQIGKTPIVVNDSRGFFTSRVIGTFLNEAIAMVGEGIHPASIEQAGQQAGYPAAPLQLMDELTLTLPRKIREETKAAILASGQQWPDHGSYAVVDAMIDKHGRKGRSTGGGFYDYVDGKRTGLWSGLTQHYTKPGYTIPFEDMKERMLFAEAIDTVRCFDEGVLRSAADANVGSILGIGFPAWTGGVVQYINGYEGPTGRGPRGFVNRARQLAERYGKHFLPPASLVEKAEKGEFLK
- a CDS encoding aldehyde dehydrogenase family protein codes for the protein MARNLSPLAAEPLPSLDARALVEKQRAYFETRVTLPLEWRREQLRALERVARKYEAEILAALKADLSKSAEEAYLTEVGSIYGEVKNALKNVKGWMKPRSGSAPIVIQPARAYQYLEPLGVTLVIAPWNYPYQLAIAPLIGALAAGCTAVLKPSELSPATSSVLAKMLGEAFPPEVVSVVEGGVAESQALLAERWDLIFFTGGTQVGRVVAEAAAKHLTPTILELGGKSPCIVDKSADLEVTARRIAWGKYVNAGQTCIAPDYVLIPSELKGRFTELVRKAVTDFYGADARTSGDYGRIVSARHFERVSALASHGTVAFGGERDAASRYFSPTVITDAPLSSPLMQEEIFGPLLPLVDCPSVEDAIRFVRSRPKPLALYSFARDAAVNERVLAETSSGGAVTNDVCVHFAAEGLPFGGVGESGLGGYHGQSSFDAFSHKKSVVKRPFALDMKLRYPPYGGKLNLFKRLM
- a CDS encoding MBL fold metallo-hydrolase, with amino-acid sequence MGAHLTASQSLTSLTRLDRRWLHLFVCGPGTGEGLALALPGSGWVFVDACMIDGRSPQQLLLEQYREPAGVDPLRAMVLTHPHQDHASGFAELVDVLVPESIATTGNPPPKYHLVEAVEALLSSTSSQVTSARTPAATVLAAARAIKEWERKTGRQLAPLRDGEALSTGTSLASIACRAPTDADITSLLGPPPSPHLARNANHLSAVLEVLFGQTRVVLGGDLPRYESLKARTVSVPSGWDAVITRHPHLAGHGGLKVPHHASTYALHPQLISPTGPQARGWCVTPYRSKGLPRTEPGDGLSRLLAAEPSVHVTAPPASCERKGWVPPSVVTLQQLHHEASTVPTGDALLDRGTDIRGGGPKGPLDNVWCVAFDDAGQVVGRWRGPQAFEVTQGPIT
- the roxA gene encoding rubber dioxygenase RoxA, with translation MRLRWTWKWAASSSLALALGASQAMAADPLPLLDTTAIRSPFSAACQGKPDSTPLPVDPRTLVVPGVNKPGTAVQFNAYWVDLHTPPAPFVSTLAPNPTTCGEFRASVARGRSNIESRAYFQSFIDSNSYYNLYLLWGYLIRPSDFDDQVIKRYGLSKAPFRNPYPLPWENPNLTNGGSGQLPLGMMQEKDDTGRWTGKISSGCSGCHDSRLGTEQEAYFSWGRSNDAIDSGLIQSDFFRATVWESPLLLAPIPWSVGRGTSDAIGIVDLLPAIFDMDSLALVPSLLEYFPTHAGGMSRAPNWWYRAFKTRQFWDGALTSDNVRSEMAFGIANLGRSAEKRRALTAEFDDNDNFFISLSPPVYPKTINTALAEQGAVLFHERDLWANGANANIPKTPGNGSCASCHGVYAPRYAANPAYLPDPRLKGIAGVITPIETIRTDPARVELMADERKRRAWNTSFLGYNDEAPNHGPFYDDPISSALRRVPRAAYDNGTGPVYSPLGPNEWINPFGYVAPPMYGAWASAPYFHNGSVPTLWEVLKPSDRRAVWKRQQTATNVLGNNAGYDPSFASYDFAKLGWKVTALACGDAPANDPFIPCSQEMATADILFANIANLAANYNSLAYQSPPPITQKQIRSRMIFNSHLYGLGNEGHDFTQSLTDTERWAIIEYLKTL